The Proteus vulgaris genome has a segment encoding these proteins:
- the glpK gene encoding glycerol kinase: MTTETNTSNTEKKYIVALDQGTTSSRAVVIDHDANIVSISQREFTQIYPKPGWVEHDPMEIWATQSATLVEVLAKADIPSDHVAGIGITNQRETTIVWDKETGKPVYNAIVWQCRRTADFCTRLKDKEGVEEYIRQNTGLMVDPYFSGTKLKWILDNVEGARERAEKGELLFGTVDTWLVWKMTQGRVHVTDFTNASRTMLFNIHSLDWDQKILDLLDIPRNMLPKVVPSSEVYGQTNIGGKGGTRIPIAGMAGDQQAALYGQLCVQSGMAKNTYGTGCFLLMNTGKEAVRSNHGLLTTICCGPRGEVNYALEGAVFVGGASIQWLRDELKLIDEATDSEYFATKVNDTNGVYVVPAFTGLGAPYWDPYARGAIFGLTRGANRNHIIRATLESIAYQTRDVLDAMQADSGARLQSLRVDGGAVANNFLMQFQSDILGTRVERPVVRESTALGAAFLAGLAIGFWNDLEEVRNKAAIDKEFRPGIETTERNYRYNGWKKAVARAQEWEDRG, from the coding sequence ATGACAACAGAAACAAATACATCAAATACTGAAAAGAAATACATTGTTGCGCTTGATCAGGGAACAACCAGCTCTCGTGCTGTAGTGATTGATCACGATGCTAACATCGTCAGTATTTCACAACGCGAATTCACTCAAATTTATCCTAAGCCAGGCTGGGTTGAACACGATCCAATGGAAATTTGGGCAACACAAAGTGCAACCTTAGTTGAAGTCTTAGCAAAAGCAGATATTCCATCTGATCATGTCGCAGGTATTGGTATCACAAACCAACGTGAAACCACCATTGTGTGGGATAAAGAAACGGGTAAACCTGTCTATAATGCCATTGTATGGCAATGTCGCCGTACTGCCGACTTCTGTACTCGTTTAAAAGATAAAGAAGGTGTCGAAGAATATATTCGCCAAAATACAGGCTTAATGGTTGACCCTTATTTCTCTGGTACAAAATTAAAATGGATCCTCGACAATGTCGAAGGTGCTCGTGAAAGAGCAGAAAAAGGCGAGTTATTATTTGGTACTGTTGATACTTGGTTAGTTTGGAAAATGACGCAAGGTCGTGTTCACGTTACTGATTTCACTAACGCCTCACGAACAATGTTATTTAATATCCACTCGTTAGATTGGGATCAGAAAATCCTCGATCTGCTGGATATTCCTCGCAACATGTTACCAAAAGTAGTGCCATCGTCAGAAGTTTATGGCCAAACAAATATTGGTGGTAAAGGTGGTACACGTATTCCTATCGCGGGTATGGCGGGTGACCAACAAGCTGCACTTTATGGTCAACTTTGCGTACAAAGTGGTATGGCGAAAAATACCTATGGTACAGGTTGCTTCTTACTGATGAATACAGGTAAAGAAGCAGTTCGTTCTAATCATGGTTTGTTAACAACAATCTGCTGTGGCCCGCGTGGTGAAGTAAACTACGCCTTAGAAGGTGCAGTATTCGTTGGTGGTGCATCTATTCAATGGCTACGTGATGAATTAAAACTCATTGATGAAGCGACTGACTCTGAATACTTCGCGACTAAGGTTAATGATACAAACGGTGTTTATGTTGTTCCTGCGTTTACTGGCCTAGGTGCTCCTTATTGGGATCCGTATGCGCGTGGTGCTATCTTCGGTTTAACCCGTGGTGCTAACCGTAATCATATTATCCGTGCAACCTTAGAATCTATCGCTTACCAAACTCGCGATGTTTTGGATGCAATGCAAGCCGATTCAGGCGCACGTTTACAATCATTGCGTGTTGATGGTGGTGCAGTTGCCAATAACTTCTTAATGCAATTCCAGTCCGATATTTTGGGTACGCGTGTAGAACGCCCTGTTGTTCGTGAAAGTACAGCATTAGGTGCGGCATTCCTTGCTGGCCTTGCGATTGGTTTCTGGAATGATTTAGAGGAAGTCAGAAACAAAGCCGCTATCGATAAAGAATTCCGCCCTGGAATTGAAACCACTGAACGTAACTATCGTTATAACGGTTGGAAAAAAGCCGTTGCTCGTGCCCAAGAATGGGAAGATCGCGGTTAA
- the glpF gene encoding glycerol uptake facilitator protein: MSQTKTSLMGQCISEFIGTALLVFFGLGCVAAVRIAGAELGLWEISIIWGLGVALAVYLTAGTSGAHLNPAVTVAFWLFACFERRKVIPYIIAQMLGGFFAAAIVYFMYYNVFLDYEQVNAIVRGSQESLFTAGVFSTYPAAQISVVHAFFVEVIIAVILVGLILALTDDGNGVPKGPLAPLLIGILIAVIGGAFGPLTGFALNPARDFGPKLVAYFAGWGDIALTGGRDIPYFLVPMIAPFIGGILGALAYRKLIGRHLPCDTCKIEDDK; encoded by the coding sequence ATGAGCCAGACGAAAACCTCTCTTATGGGTCAATGCATTTCTGAATTTATCGGAACTGCGTTGCTAGTCTTCTTCGGCCTCGGTTGTGTAGCTGCGGTACGTATTGCAGGTGCAGAGCTAGGACTATGGGAGATAAGTATTATCTGGGGGCTGGGTGTTGCCTTAGCCGTTTATCTTACCGCAGGCACCTCGGGTGCTCACTTGAACCCGGCAGTTACTGTTGCGTTTTGGTTATTCGCTTGCTTTGAACGCAGAAAAGTTATCCCTTATATTATTGCACAAATGTTAGGTGGCTTCTTTGCCGCAGCCATTGTGTACTTTATGTACTACAATGTTTTCCTCGACTACGAACAAGTTAATGCCATTGTCAGAGGCTCACAAGAAAGTCTCTTCACTGCTGGTGTATTTTCGACTTATCCTGCAGCTCAAATTTCCGTTGTACATGCCTTTTTTGTTGAAGTTATCATCGCCGTTATTTTAGTTGGCTTAATTTTAGCCTTAACTGATGACGGTAACGGTGTACCTAAAGGCCCATTAGCGCCTTTACTGATTGGTATTTTAATTGCTGTTATCGGTGGTGCATTTGGTCCATTAACTGGATTCGCCTTAAACCCTGCTCGTGACTTTGGTCCAAAACTGGTTGCGTACTTTGCTGGTTGGGGTGATATTGCGCTGACTGGTGGACGTGATATTCCTTATTTCTTAGTGCCAATGATTGCTCCATTTATCGGTGGTATCTTAGGTGCATTGGCTTACCGTAAATTAATTGGCCGTCACTTACCTTGCGATACCTGCAAAATTGAAGACGATAAATAA
- the zapB_1 gene encoding Cell division protein ZapB, whose amino-acid sequence MSFEVFEKLESKVQQAIDTITLLQMEIEELKEKNDALNQEVQEAKGSREALVRENEELKQEQSSWQERLRALLGKMEDVQ is encoded by the coding sequence ATGTCATTTGAAGTTTTCGAAAAGTTAGAATCAAAAGTACAACAGGCTATTGATACCATCACGTTATTACAGATGGAAATTGAAGAGCTAAAAGAAAAAAATGATGCGCTGAACCAAGAAGTTCAAGAAGCGAAAGGATCACGCGAAGCCCTTGTTCGTGAAAACGAAGAGCTAAAACAAGAGCAATCAAGCTGGCAAGAGCGTTTACGTGCACTGTTAGGTAAAATGGAAGACGTACAGTAA
- the rraA gene encoding ribonuclease activity regulator protein RraA, which translates to MKYDTSELCDIYQEDINVVEPLFSNFGGQSAFSGQIITVKCFEDNGLIYDLLEENGKGRILLVDGGGSVRKALIDGELAQLAVSNEWEGIVVYGAVRQVDVLSELDLGIQAMAAIPAGCPSEGIGESDIRVNFGGVTFFSGDYLYADNTGIILSEEPLGLDEDLIED; encoded by the coding sequence ATGAAATATGATACTTCTGAACTCTGTGATATCTATCAAGAAGATATCAATGTCGTAGAACCGCTTTTCTCAAACTTTGGTGGTCAAAGCGCCTTTAGTGGTCAAATCATCACCGTGAAATGCTTTGAAGATAATGGTCTGATTTATGATTTACTAGAAGAAAATGGCAAAGGCCGTATTCTTTTAGTTGATGGCGGTGGCTCTGTACGTAAAGCCTTAATTGATGGTGAATTAGCACAACTTGCCGTATCGAATGAATGGGAAGGCATTGTCGTTTATGGTGCAGTACGTCAAGTTGATGTATTGTCAGAACTTGATTTAGGTATTCAAGCGATGGCTGCCATACCTGCGGGTTGCCCGAGTGAAGGCATTGGTGAAAGTGATATCCGCGTTAACTTTGGCGGTGTTACATTCTTCTCTGGTGATTATCTTTATGCGGATAACACAGGGATCATTTTATCAGAAGAGCCTTTAGGCTTAGATGAAGATTTAATTGAAGATTAA
- the menA gene encoding 1,4-dihydroxy-2-naphthoate octaprenyltransferase yields the protein MSSLNSTSRTQAWLESLRPKTLPLGLIAIVTGSALAYWMGHFELPIALLAILTAGTLQILSNLANDYGDAVKGTDTEERLGPLRGMQKGVITPAQMKKALILNVIISCISGIALIIVACKKPEDAIGFLVMGLLAIVAAITYTVGRRPYGYMGLGDISVLIFFGWLSVIGTYYLQSNTFDIVTLLPATACGLLSVAVLNINNMRDLESDIQAGKNTLAVRLGPSGSRTYHTCVIFLSIACLIIFTLLYMHRWTAWLFLLATPHAFTAY from the coding sequence ATGAGCTCTCTAAATTCCACTAGCCGGACACAAGCCTGGCTTGAAAGTTTACGACCCAAAACACTGCCTTTAGGGTTAATTGCCATTGTGACTGGCTCCGCATTAGCGTATTGGATGGGTCATTTTGAGCTACCTATTGCACTGCTTGCTATTTTGACGGCAGGGACATTACAAATTCTATCCAACCTTGCTAATGACTACGGTGATGCTGTAAAAGGCACGGATACAGAAGAGCGTTTAGGGCCACTTCGTGGAATGCAAAAAGGCGTAATAACGCCAGCTCAAATGAAAAAAGCCTTAATACTAAATGTCATCATCTCATGTATTTCAGGTATCGCACTGATTATTGTCGCATGCAAAAAACCAGAAGACGCCATTGGCTTTTTAGTGATGGGGTTACTTGCCATTGTTGCAGCCATTACCTATACCGTAGGCCGACGTCCTTATGGCTATATGGGATTAGGTGATATCTCCGTCTTAATATTCTTTGGCTGGTTAAGCGTAATCGGGACTTATTACTTACAATCGAATACTTTTGATATTGTTACCCTTCTCCCCGCCACAGCCTGTGGTTTACTTTCTGTTGCCGTCCTAAATATTAATAATATGCGCGATCTAGAAAGTGATATTCAAGCCGGTAAAAATACATTAGCCGTTCGTTTAGGCCCTTCAGGCTCTCGAACCTACCATACGTGTGTTATTTTTCTCTCTATTGCGTGCTTAATTATCTTCACACTTCTTTATATGCACCGCTGGACAGCATGGCTATTCTTACTCGCCACCCCCCATGCTTTTACTGCATATTAA
- the hslU gene encoding ATP-dependent Hsl protease, ATP-binding subunit: protein MSEMTPREIASELDRFIIGQDKAKRAVAIALRNRWRRMQLDEALRHEVTPKNILMIGPTGVGKTEIARRLAKLANAPFIKVEATKFTEVGYVGKEVDSIIRDLTDSAVKMVRSQAIDKNRFRAEEMAEERILDALIPPAKNNWGVAEQASEPSAARQSFRKKLREGQLDDKEIEIELSATPMGVEIMAPPGMEEMTNQLQSMFQNLAGQKQKARKMKIKDAFKLIVEEEAAKLVNPEELKQQAIDAVEQHGIVFIDEVDKICKRGGQSSGPDVSREGVQRDLLPLVEGCTVSTKHGMVKTDHILFIASGAFQVSSPSDLIPELQGRLPIRVELQALTAEDFERILTEPNASLTKQYEALMATEGVSISFTEDGIRKIAESAWRVNETTENIGARRLHTVLERLMEEISYDASERQGQSILIDAEYVKQHLDELVADEDLSRFIL, encoded by the coding sequence ATGTCTGAAATGACTCCTCGCGAAATAGCCAGCGAACTTGATAGATTTATTATTGGTCAAGATAAAGCGAAACGCGCTGTGGCAATTGCCCTACGTAACCGCTGGCGCCGTATGCAACTTGATGAAGCGCTACGCCATGAAGTCACCCCTAAAAATATTCTGATGATTGGTCCTACTGGTGTGGGTAAAACTGAAATTGCACGCCGTTTAGCAAAATTAGCCAATGCACCTTTCATCAAAGTTGAAGCAACTAAATTCACTGAAGTAGGTTATGTGGGTAAAGAAGTTGATTCTATTATCCGTGATTTAACCGACTCTGCGGTCAAAATGGTGCGTAGCCAAGCGATTGATAAAAACCGTTTCCGTGCTGAGGAAATGGCGGAAGAACGCATTCTGGATGCACTTATTCCACCAGCAAAAAATAACTGGGGTGTCGCAGAGCAAGCCTCTGAACCTTCTGCTGCTCGCCAATCTTTCCGTAAAAAATTACGCGAAGGCCAATTAGACGATAAAGAGATTGAAATTGAGTTATCTGCAACACCAATGGGTGTTGAAATCATGGCTCCTCCAGGAATGGAAGAGATGACAAACCAATTACAATCTATGTTCCAAAATTTAGCGGGACAAAAACAAAAAGCGCGTAAGATGAAAATCAAAGATGCGTTTAAGCTTATTGTTGAAGAAGAAGCCGCTAAACTGGTTAACCCTGAAGAGTTAAAGCAACAAGCCATTGATGCAGTAGAGCAACACGGTATTGTCTTTATTGATGAAGTAGACAAAATCTGTAAACGTGGTGGTCAAAGTTCTGGCCCTGACGTTTCTCGTGAAGGGGTGCAACGTGACCTCTTACCACTGGTCGAAGGTTGTACAGTTTCAACAAAACACGGTATGGTGAAAACAGACCATATTCTGTTTATTGCATCAGGTGCTTTCCAAGTTTCCAGTCCTTCTGATTTAATTCCTGAATTGCAAGGACGTCTGCCAATTCGCGTTGAGCTTCAAGCGCTGACAGCAGAAGATTTTGAGCGTATTCTTACAGAACCTAATGCATCGCTAACAAAACAGTATGAAGCTTTAATGGCAACTGAAGGGGTCTCTATTAGCTTTACTGAAGACGGTATTCGCAAAATTGCCGAATCAGCATGGCGTGTTAATGAGACAACTGAAAATATCGGCGCTCGTCGTTTACATACCGTTTTAGAACGCTTAATGGAAGAAATTTCCTACGATGCAAGCGAACGACAAGGTCAATCTATATTGATTGATGCAGAATATGTGAAACAGCATCTGGATGAGCTTGTAGCAGATGAAGATCTGAGTCGATTTATTTTATAA
- the hslV gene encoding ATP-dependent protease peptidase subunit, translated as MTTIVSVRRKGQVVIGGDGQATMGNTVMKGNVRKVRRLYNDKVIAGFAGGTADAFTLFELFERKLELHQGHLTKAAVELAKDWRTDRMLRKLEALLAVADENTSLIITGNGDVVQPEHDLIAIGSGGPYAQAAARAMLENTELSAREIAEKALSIAGDICIYTNHNVNFEELSSKE; from the coding sequence ATGACTACAATCGTAAGTGTTCGCCGTAAGGGCCAAGTTGTAATCGGTGGTGATGGACAGGCGACGATGGGTAATACCGTCATGAAAGGCAATGTTCGCAAAGTACGCCGTCTTTATAACGACAAAGTCATTGCGGGATTTGCTGGCGGCACTGCTGATGCTTTTACTCTTTTTGAACTGTTTGAACGCAAATTAGAACTTCACCAAGGGCATTTAACCAAAGCTGCGGTAGAGCTCGCAAAAGATTGGCGCACAGACAGAATGCTACGCAAATTAGAAGCACTACTTGCTGTTGCAGATGAAAATACATCTCTTATCATCACTGGTAATGGTGATGTCGTTCAACCAGAACACGATCTCATTGCTATCGGCTCTGGTGGTCCTTATGCACAAGCAGCGGCAAGAGCCATGCTAGAAAATACTGAACTTTCTGCACGCGAAATCGCTGAAAAAGCACTGAGCATCGCTGGAGATATCTGTATTTACACTAACCATAATGTCAACTTTGAAGAACTCTCTTCAAAAGAGTAA
- the ftsN gene encoding cell division protein FtsN — MGTPLLPESSSSGSQINPKATLSPEQLRFLQQIEADKRQPAVQLPEVPYNGEVPRSQVVVTPPATTLPSVVQQPTQTQSEQVPAPATVTQPPKPAVATTHFLVQCGSFKNTEQAESVRATLAFSGIESRVTKGNDGWIRVLSGPYSKEQANSVSKQAAGAGVSGCILRSSGG, encoded by the coding sequence GTGGGTACGCCTTTATTGCCCGAATCTTCCTCTTCAGGTAGCCAGATTAATCCGAAAGCAACACTTTCACCTGAACAATTGAGATTTTTACAGCAAATTGAAGCAGATAAGCGTCAGCCGGCCGTTCAGTTACCTGAAGTCCCTTACAATGGGGAAGTTCCGCGCTCACAAGTGGTCGTAACACCACCGGCAACAACCCTACCTTCTGTGGTTCAACAACCGACACAGACTCAATCCGAGCAAGTGCCAGCCCCTGCAACCGTGACGCAACCACCAAAACCGGCTGTGGCTACAACGCATTTTTTAGTGCAATGTGGCTCATTTAAAAATACAGAACAAGCCGAATCAGTAAGAGCAACACTGGCTTTTTCCGGTATTGAAAGTCGAGTAACAAAAGGCAATGATGGCTGGATACGCGTATTATCAGGACCTTACAGTAAAGAACAAGCTAATTCAGTCAGTAAACAAGCAGCTGGCGCTGGCGTATCAGGTTGTATTCTTCGCTCTTCTGGGGGTTGA
- the cytR gene encoding DNA-binding transcriptional regulator CytR: MGYYPHNLSKNLKRNESKTILVIVPNISDPFFTDVVCGIEETAAQHGYLVLIGDCKHQQKHENAFINLIITKQIDGMLLLGSHIPFDVSKEEQKNLPPMIMANEFAPELELPTVHIDNLTASFRATHYLQQMGHKRIACITGPEDMPLCRYRLQGYIQAMRRTGVPLREDYIIRGDFTHESGAESLKKLISLPEPPTAVFCHSDIMAIGVMWQAKKLGLELPKDLSVIGFDNLDITRYSEPALTTMEQPRYEIGRQSMLLLLDQLQGRPVAPGSRLLDCELIIRDSVCQLKS, encoded by the coding sequence GTGGGCTATTACCCACATAACCTGTCAAAAAATCTTAAACGCAACGAGTCAAAAACGATCCTTGTGATCGTCCCTAACATCAGTGATCCCTTTTTTACTGATGTCGTATGTGGTATTGAAGAAACCGCCGCACAACATGGTTATCTTGTTCTTATTGGTGATTGTAAGCATCAGCAAAAACACGAAAATGCATTTATTAACCTCATTATCACCAAACAAATTGATGGTATGTTACTGCTTGGATCACATATTCCTTTTGATGTTTCCAAAGAAGAGCAGAAAAACCTACCGCCAATGATCATGGCGAATGAATTTGCACCCGAACTCGAATTACCTACTGTTCATATTGATAATCTCACAGCCTCTTTTAGAGCAACACACTATTTACAGCAAATGGGGCATAAGCGTATTGCTTGTATTACAGGCCCTGAAGATATGCCTTTATGTCGCTATCGCTTACAAGGCTATATTCAAGCTATGCGTAGAACAGGGGTTCCTTTACGTGAAGACTATATTATTCGTGGTGATTTTACCCATGAAAGCGGTGCAGAAAGTCTGAAAAAACTGATTTCTTTACCTGAACCACCGACAGCGGTGTTCTGTCATAGTGATATTATGGCGATTGGCGTTATGTGGCAGGCGAAAAAACTAGGGTTAGAGCTCCCGAAAGATCTCTCTGTAATTGGTTTTGATAATCTTGATATCACACGCTACAGCGAACCCGCTCTGACAACGATGGAACAACCTCGTTATGAAATTGGACGTCAATCTATGCTGTTATTGCTCGATCAATTACAAGGTAGACCTGTTGCACCAGGTTCTCGCTTATTAGATTGTGAGCTAATTATAAGAGATAGTGTCTGTCAGCTTAAAAGCTAG